In Paenibacillus algicola, a genomic segment contains:
- a CDS encoding DUF7408 domain-containing protein — MIRKGCLLLTAILLLAAGLAVPQLSGTANAAPQVEMQTELGYEGVFKQGKWNPLRIMLKSSEDLAGDIVIQLQNNNGMGEAASYVQRVELPKDTEKEIVIAIPGVFLTKDNNTITFYEGSYSEGKPVAISGSKTYLTKSAVASTLVGVLSADPDTMNFLNTLNGKGNSIIRAPLQADDIYEDAMLLDGLDVLVMNNFASDTLTERQQESINSWVQSGGTLVLSGGAGYAKTSAPFLDIAPVQPEGTMDVDSLPELVQLGRKPLSLADTLTLSKGSVVEGAVVDTITAGAPLFAHRDVGQGKVRYAAYDVSMEPVSSWAGHAAVWASVLKNDLPMSNGGYNPSMDQLSYTLEFFPSIQMPSFPVLLWMLIIYAFVAAPLLYFILKKADKREWAWFLIPLVAVIASAAVYMAGSTDKTEEMAHTLNIVELDGAGLGNIDTATALFTPRSGDYQVEFPQNTYVKTQRRSGGFVTNLGENKNFIRVEQEQTKLELRDMPQWSLAKMWARRAAPEQTGQFAVTLDINDNGEIAGKVTNETLHDLDQVVLVVGGTAYKVGDIPARGTADIPSDKKSMITLMGSDLAYQLYPYQNQGRDSFNRQRDMLSAYTYQQGNFSTSAYVVGWSDEELSSYTVGGSFIPSDQLNLWTQSVELDWSQKGAFSIPYGFLTPQVSQVNATNFFVYPHGIEMGQGSITAEFQLLSNPNARYDEFSIKEIKQGNNITMEIWNAEQAAWEVLPANQNTYDVTDNTERYIVDNQIRLSIQSKGQGMIQMPELTLKGENQ; from the coding sequence ATGATAAGAAAAGGATGTCTGCTGCTGACAGCCATCTTGCTGCTGGCGGCTGGCTTGGCTGTTCCGCAGCTAAGCGGCACAGCGAACGCGGCACCTCAGGTTGAAATGCAGACAGAGCTAGGGTACGAGGGAGTGTTCAAGCAAGGGAAATGGAATCCATTAAGAATCATGCTAAAGAGCAGTGAGGATCTCGCCGGCGATATCGTGATCCAGCTGCAGAACAATAACGGTATGGGGGAGGCAGCTTCATACGTTCAGCGGGTGGAGCTGCCTAAAGATACAGAGAAAGAGATCGTCATTGCGATTCCCGGCGTCTTTCTGACGAAGGATAACAATACAATCACCTTCTATGAGGGTTCCTACAGTGAAGGAAAGCCGGTTGCGATCTCCGGCAGCAAAACCTACTTGACCAAAAGTGCCGTTGCAAGCACGCTTGTCGGTGTGCTGTCCGCGGACCCGGATACGATGAATTTTCTGAACACTTTGAACGGAAAGGGCAACAGCATAATCAGAGCTCCACTTCAGGCAGATGATATTTATGAGGATGCTATGCTGCTGGATGGTCTGGACGTGCTGGTCATGAACAATTTTGCCTCGGATACCCTGACAGAGCGACAGCAGGAGAGCATCAATTCATGGGTTCAATCCGGAGGGACGCTGGTTCTGTCCGGCGGGGCAGGCTACGCCAAGACCTCCGCACCGTTTCTCGACATCGCTCCGGTACAGCCGGAAGGAACAATGGACGTTGACAGCTTGCCGGAGCTGGTACAGCTGGGCAGAAAACCGCTTAGTCTGGCGGACACACTGACCCTTTCCAAGGGTTCGGTCGTGGAAGGGGCGGTCGTTGATACGATAACAGCAGGTGCGCCGCTGTTTGCTCATCGCGATGTGGGACAGGGCAAGGTTCGGTATGCCGCATACGACGTCAGCATGGAGCCCGTCAGTTCCTGGGCGGGACACGCTGCAGTCTGGGCTTCGGTTCTAAAGAATGACCTGCCGATGAGTAATGGTGGATATAACCCGTCCATGGACCAGCTCAGCTATACGTTGGAATTTTTTCCTTCTATTCAAATGCCATCGTTCCCCGTGCTGCTCTGGATGCTGATTATTTACGCCTTCGTTGCGGCACCGCTGCTATACTTTATCCTCAAGAAGGCGGATAAGCGGGAATGGGCCTGGTTTCTCATTCCGCTGGTCGCGGTCATTGCAAGTGCCGCCGTATATATGGCAGGCTCTACCGACAAGACAGAGGAAATGGCGCACACGCTGAATATTGTGGAGCTGGATGGAGCCGGCCTAGGAAATATAGATACGGCCACGGCATTATTTACACCTCGAAGTGGTGATTACCAGGTTGAATTCCCGCAGAACACGTATGTGAAAACCCAGCGCAGATCAGGCGGCTTCGTGACTAATCTGGGAGAAAATAAAAACTTCATCCGCGTGGAGCAGGAGCAGACGAAGCTGGAGCTAAGGGACATGCCGCAATGGTCACTCGCTAAAATGTGGGCTCGGCGTGCAGCGCCTGAGCAAACCGGACAATTTGCGGTTACCCTCGACATTAATGATAACGGCGAAATCGCCGGGAAAGTAACCAATGAAACGCTTCATGATTTGGATCAGGTTGTGCTCGTAGTGGGCGGCACCGCCTATAAGGTTGGAGATATTCCAGCCCGGGGAACAGCAGATATTCCGTCAGACAAGAAGTCCATGATCACGTTAATGGGATCTGATCTGGCGTATCAGCTTTATCCATACCAGAACCAGGGCAGGGATTCTTTTAATCGGCAGCGGGATATGTTGTCCGCGTACACGTATCAGCAGGGTAATTTCTCGACCAGTGCGTATGTTGTGGGGTGGAGTGACGAGGAGCTGTCGAGCTATACGGTTGGAGGAAGCTTCATCCCGAGCGACCAGCTTAATCTGTGGACCCAGAGTGTAGAGCTGGACTGGAGCCAAAAAGGTGCCTTCAGCATTCCGTATGGTTTCCTGACTCCTCAAGTAAGTCAGGTCAATGCCACGAACTTTTTTGTTTATCCGCACGGCATTGAAATGGGTCAAGGAAGCATCACGGCGGAGTTTCAACTCCTGAGCAATCCAAATGCCAGATATGATGAATTCTCAATCAAAGAAATCAAGCAGGGAAACAACATTACCATGGAAATCTGGAATGCAGAGCAAGCGGCTTGGGAGGTGCTTCCTGCCAATCAGAATACGTATGACGTCACGGACAATACAGAGCGTTACATTGTAGATAACCAAATCCGACTCTCCATCCAATCCAAGGGCCAGGGGATGATCCAGATGCCGGAGCTGACCTTAAAGGGGGAGAATCAATAA
- the purU gene encoding formyltetrahydrofolate deformylase: protein MDIHIHKNTPSAAERENRARMLIACPDGPGIVAAVSRFLHEHGANIVQSDQYTMDPAGGMFFMRIEFDLPELAHKLPELETSFREVAERFSMEWNINNTSRKKRLAIFVSKEDHCLVELLWQWQAGDLDADIAMVVSNHTDMQEYVESFGIPFHHIPVTADTKPEAEQRQLDVIGEDIDVIILARYMQIISPQFIQHYRNRIINIHHSFLPAFVGGKPYAQAYNRGVKIIGATAHYVTEELDGGPIIEQDVQRVSHRDEVTELKRIGRTIERVVLARAVKWHIEDRILVHHNKTVVF from the coding sequence ATGGACATTCACATTCACAAAAATACACCGTCCGCGGCTGAGCGCGAGAACCGTGCCCGCATGCTGATTGCGTGCCCGGACGGACCCGGCATCGTAGCTGCGGTGTCCCGCTTCCTGCATGAGCATGGAGCGAACATCGTTCAATCCGATCAATATACGATGGACCCTGCCGGGGGCATGTTCTTCATGCGCATCGAGTTCGATTTGCCGGAGCTGGCGCACAAGCTGCCGGAGCTGGAGACCTCATTCCGTGAAGTCGCTGAGCGGTTCAGCATGGAATGGAATATTAACAACACTTCACGCAAAAAGCGTCTTGCGATCTTCGTCTCCAAGGAGGATCATTGTCTGGTCGAGCTGCTATGGCAATGGCAGGCCGGTGATCTGGATGCAGACATCGCTATGGTGGTTAGCAATCATACAGACATGCAGGAGTATGTCGAGTCATTCGGGATTCCGTTCCATCATATCCCGGTCACCGCGGATACCAAACCGGAAGCGGAGCAAAGGCAGCTTGACGTGATCGGAGAGGATATTGACGTAATCATCCTCGCCCGCTATATGCAGATTATCAGTCCGCAATTTATTCAGCATTATCGCAACCGGATCATCAATATTCACCACTCGTTCCTGCCCGCATTTGTCGGCGGCAAGCCGTATGCTCAAGCCTATAACCGCGGCGTCAAAATCATCGGCGCAACGGCCCACTACGTAACCGAGGAGCTGGATGGCGGTCCGATTATCGAGCAAGACGTTCAGCGTGTCAGCCACCGGGATGAGGTCACTGAGCTGAAGCGGATCGGTCGGACGATCGAGAGGGTAGTGCTGGCCAGAGCGGTAAAGTGGCATATTGAGGACCGCATCTTAGTGCATCACAACAAAACGGTAGTATTCTAA
- a CDS encoding deoxyribonuclease IV — protein MLKIGSHVSFSGQGLLTAATEANSYGSSSFMIYTGAPQNTRRKPMDTMFLEEGNALMKEIGIDEIVVHAPYIINLGSYKENTYELAVTFLQEEIRRTQAAGVNNIVLHPGAYTDMDADYGIDRIAQGLNEVLGGTNETEVKIALETMAGKGTEMGRSFEEMARIIDKVKYNERLAICLDTCHVHDAGYDIVENLDGVLDEFHRLIGLDRLTVVHLNDSKNPRGAAKDRHTPLGTGWIGYEAIQKVVHHERLQGRPFILETPWIGKDAKTQRPMYEIEIALLRGNVEERFGSEFLSQVKELGAFFEGQNISGRSFVLDTWNLLKSDAKAKKADPREPMERLYDLVAGAGLLPDVSEEGINQRIVAWLAGQGK, from the coding sequence ATGCTGAAAATCGGTTCCCACGTGTCCTTCTCCGGACAGGGGCTCCTGACAGCGGCAACGGAGGCCAATTCATACGGCTCCAGCTCGTTTATGATATATACCGGCGCACCGCAGAATACGCGGCGTAAGCCCATGGATACGATGTTCCTTGAAGAAGGAAATGCTCTAATGAAGGAAATCGGTATTGATGAAATTGTCGTGCATGCGCCTTACATTATCAATCTGGGCTCCTATAAGGAGAATACCTATGAGCTGGCGGTAACGTTTTTACAGGAAGAAATCCGCCGTACGCAGGCTGCGGGCGTGAACAACATCGTGCTTCACCCTGGTGCGTATACGGACATGGATGCCGATTATGGGATCGACCGGATTGCACAAGGGCTGAACGAGGTGCTCGGGGGCACGAATGAAACCGAGGTCAAGATCGCCCTGGAAACGATGGCAGGCAAAGGCACGGAGATGGGACGAAGCTTCGAGGAAATGGCCCGGATCATTGATAAAGTGAAGTACAATGAACGACTTGCAATCTGCCTCGATACCTGTCACGTGCATGATGCCGGCTACGACATTGTAGAAAATCTGGACGGTGTGCTGGACGAGTTTCACCGGCTGATTGGACTGGACCGTCTTACTGTGGTGCACTTGAATGACAGCAAGAATCCGCGCGGTGCAGCCAAAGACCGTCACACTCCGCTGGGTACAGGCTGGATCGGCTACGAGGCGATCCAGAAGGTGGTTCACCATGAACGGCTTCAGGGCAGACCATTCATTCTGGAGACGCCGTGGATTGGCAAGGATGCCAAAACCCAGCGTCCGATGTACGAGATTGAAATTGCGCTTCTCCGCGGCAATGTGGAAGAACGCTTTGGATCGGAATTTCTGTCACAGGTGAAGGAGCTTGGCGCTTTCTTTGAGGGACAGAACATTTCAGGCCGGTCGTTCGTGCTGGACACTTGGAATTTGCTCAAGTCGGACGCCAAGGCGAAGAAGGCTGATCCCCGTGAGCCCATGGAACGGCTGTATGATCTTGTTGCGGGTGCAGGCCTGCTGCCGGACGTAAGTGAAGAAGGAATAAATCAGCGTATCGTTGCCTGGCTTGCGGGACAGGGAAAATAA
- a CDS encoding DUF2621 domain-containing protein: MVNLSASFQTLTTSGPPSWFMYSIAFWGWVMLGLMTVGGFFMFRKFLKVLPKADGKSKLDWQNHWVETSRPLWTDESKSFLDELVQPVPGPFRDIAKHSIAAEIGKIAVESGAREVTRDHCIKGYIVATPRRDYKFLMNFLHKKGIDYSPYQHLINK; encoded by the coding sequence ATGGTTAACCTTTCGGCATCCTTCCAGACCTTGACCACCAGCGGTCCACCGTCATGGTTTATGTATTCAATCGCTTTTTGGGGCTGGGTCATGCTCGGCTTGATGACGGTCGGCGGATTTTTTATGTTTCGTAAATTCCTGAAGGTGCTGCCCAAGGCAGACGGCAAGTCCAAGCTCGACTGGCAGAACCATTGGGTAGAGACCAGCCGCCCCCTGTGGACGGACGAATCGAAGAGCTTTCTGGATGAATTAGTACAGCCCGTGCCCGGCCCATTCCGCGATATCGCCAAGCATTCCATTGCTGCCGAGATCGGCAAGATTGCCGTAGAGAGCGGAGCGAGGGAAGTCACACGTGATCACTGCATCAAAGGCTATATCGTCGCGACACCGCGCCGGGATTACAAATTCCTAATGAACTTTCTTCACAAAAAAGGCATCGATTATTCTCCTTACCAGCACTTAATCAATAAATAA
- a CDS encoding DUF6382 domain-containing protein has protein sequence MTRDFVQNAGTLMVLAKDQGLDEKDISHVQMGMIRAVSIPHFLPLYLKEMDCSITLEYNISGKKMLSQVLRTEKLTLTEFYALLLQIVTALQDSGKYMLKADQYVLNEEYMFLEGPLHSGLIYLTYLPFTAGVWASEQSLADSIKSLITRWLALVKELQGNGIQSLLHACSQEEFELAGLKKLLLGLMAGSGEHDAAVQHQAEVAEHVSHTADPLHLRRSADTRSKPNVKNEPNPLNASHMLPSAPQIPHIRNGSSSSKSPVTPFPGAAQPQRGREERPLQTVWNADSVKQLQVNVTTGSPGLPASGASGTEAWESGGWDELYDDEPRQTSSSVYWLLGGLLAIAVVWRFVYMDAPSSGGMWLSSAASAVLGIIAVLGWKGRLGLLQGWFSKKVSDRMDAGMPEDVSGPLHFDRKEAEKHIFSLERFTGLLSGRGGKKDRSGHTPDLDSPPGSEKWRWNKPPSSGHDYGDHGDDQLSPHDEGLPGSGYRDSANVRNAGSMALYDGAVNNQAMPMDQLLQERFQGSSIGGIGKDPAAVSASGFAAAAAVSEDGGTVLLQPRTGYGSDAADSTGSPRPYLEVSLPSRQESERVELDQAHFIIGRSGEVAQYVAASAGVSRAHVELSRSPEGYKIKDLGSRNGTLLRGEPMVAYKEYMLGEGDVFVIAEGQYTFRAS, from the coding sequence ATGACACGTGATTTTGTTCAGAATGCCGGGACACTAATGGTGCTGGCAAAAGATCAGGGGCTGGATGAAAAGGACATCAGTCATGTTCAGATGGGGATGATCCGGGCTGTCAGCATTCCGCACTTTTTGCCGCTCTATCTCAAGGAAATGGACTGCAGCATAACACTGGAATATAACATCTCCGGCAAAAAAATGCTGTCACAGGTGCTGCGAACCGAAAAGCTGACTTTGACCGAATTCTATGCCCTGCTGCTCCAGATCGTCACGGCGCTTCAGGATAGCGGGAAGTACATGCTCAAAGCAGACCAGTACGTTTTGAATGAAGAATACATGTTTCTGGAGGGGCCGCTGCACAGCGGACTGATCTATCTTACCTACCTGCCGTTTACCGCGGGTGTATGGGCTTCGGAGCAAAGCCTGGCTGACAGCATTAAAAGCCTGATTACCCGCTGGCTTGCTCTTGTTAAAGAACTGCAGGGCAATGGTATTCAATCGCTCCTGCACGCCTGTTCACAGGAAGAGTTTGAGCTGGCCGGGCTGAAGAAGCTGCTGCTGGGCTTAATGGCTGGGTCGGGTGAACATGATGCGGCTGTTCAACACCAAGCAGAGGTCGCGGAGCATGTATCCCACACAGCGGATCCCCTGCATCTGCGGCGCAGTGCGGATACCCGGAGTAAGCCGAATGTGAAAAACGAGCCAAATCCGCTGAATGCCTCTCATATGCTGCCCAGTGCGCCGCAAATTCCACACATCCGTAATGGCTCCAGCTCTTCAAAGAGTCCTGTGACTCCTTTCCCGGGAGCAGCTCAACCGCAGCGTGGGCGAGAGGAACGCCCTCTGCAAACGGTGTGGAATGCCGATTCCGTGAAGCAGCTGCAGGTGAACGTGACAACAGGCTCGCCGGGATTACCAGCATCCGGAGCATCCGGAACTGAAGCTTGGGAGAGCGGCGGCTGGGATGAGCTATATGATGATGAGCCGAGGCAAACCTCCTCCAGCGTGTACTGGCTGCTGGGCGGTTTGCTCGCGATCGCTGTGGTGTGGCGCTTTGTATATATGGATGCACCATCATCTGGAGGGATGTGGTTGTCCAGCGCAGCTTCCGCTGTTCTTGGCATTATCGCCGTTCTGGGCTGGAAAGGGAGGCTCGGCCTGCTCCAAGGCTGGTTCTCGAAAAAGGTGTCAGATCGTATGGATGCCGGAATGCCTGAGGATGTGTCGGGACCGCTTCACTTCGACCGGAAAGAGGCAGAGAAGCATATCTTCTCTTTGGAGCGGTTTACCGGCCTGCTGTCGGGGCGGGGTGGAAAGAAGGACCGTAGCGGCCATACCCCAGATCTGGACTCCCCGCCCGGGTCGGAGAAATGGAGATGGAACAAGCCTCCTTCTTCAGGCCATGACTACGGAGATCATGGTGACGATCAGTTGTCGCCGCATGATGAAGGCTTGCCTGGGAGCGGGTATCGCGATTCGGCCAATGTGCGAAATGCCGGCTCTATGGCACTTTATGACGGTGCTGTAAACAACCAGGCGATGCCGATGGATCAGCTGCTGCAGGAGCGCTTTCAAGGATCGTCCATCGGAGGGATCGGCAAAGATCCTGCGGCAGTAAGCGCGTCCGGGTTCGCGGCTGCGGCTGCTGTTTCTGAAGACGGAGGGACTGTGCTGCTGCAGCCCCGAACAGGATATGGGTCAGATGCAGCAGATAGCACAGGCAGCCCGCGCCCCTATCTGGAGGTATCCTTGCCTTCCCGGCAGGAATCTGAACGGGTAGAGCTTGACCAGGCTCACTTTATTATTGGCCGTTCCGGTGAGGTCGCCCAGTACGTGGCGGCGTCAGCAGGTGTATCTCGTGCGCATGTCGAGCTGTCCCGGAGCCCGGAAGGCTACAAAATCAAGGATCTCGGCTCCAGAAATGGAACGCTTCTGCGCGGGGAGCCTATGGTGGCTTACAAGGAATATATGCTGGGAGAAGGAGATGTATTTGTGATTGCTGAAGGGCAGTATACGTTTCGGGCCTCTTGA
- a CDS encoding A24 family peptidase, producing the protein MNIAFWMCAVFLAAAFVMDLRYMRIPNMLTVPSALLGLGYHGVTGGVEGVLFSLQGMAAGFGIVLVMYLAGAVGAGDVKLFGAIGAWCGLWFTIQGVFYSVFCAGIIGLCIVIWRREVRLRFKRIVFQAAEMMRFKAAFSSKQQGGQLRFPFMLAVLPGMLWTYFAQM; encoded by the coding sequence ATGAATATCGCTTTTTGGATGTGTGCTGTGTTTCTTGCGGCAGCTTTCGTCATGGATCTGCGGTACATGAGAATTCCTAATATGCTCACGGTGCCCTCTGCATTGCTGGGCTTGGGATATCACGGCGTTACCGGGGGCGTGGAGGGTGTATTGTTTTCGCTGCAGGGCATGGCAGCAGGCTTTGGCATTGTGCTCGTGATGTATCTGGCTGGAGCCGTCGGCGCAGGGGATGTAAAGCTCTTCGGGGCAATTGGTGCCTGGTGCGGGCTATGGTTTACGATTCAGGGCGTGTTCTATTCCGTGTTCTGTGCTGGCATCATTGGTCTTTGCATCGTGATATGGCGCCGGGAGGTCCGGCTTCGCTTCAAAAGGATTGTTTTTCAGGCTGCTGAAATGATGAGGTTTAAAGCGGCCTTCAGCAGCAAACAGCAAGGCGGGCAGCTGCGCTTTCCATTTATGCTGGCGGTGCTGCCGGGAATGCTCTGGACTTATTTTGCTCAAATGTAG
- a CDS encoding TadE/TadG family type IV pilus assembly protein, whose protein sequence is MMKWTVRKTPPEMKQRNAACEAGSMVLEAAMVLPLFMFFVIFLIYIIQMTIISTALQTMVSDSVKTVAAHIYPVSNAVQSSGGAKREGEMESGGSSLENASSSHWEVPKLSLQDWAARYSATLPEPVKGWMNTAAAAGDEPLQQLKNQAAEAVLDPVIKPMLRPFIPGGLLEYERIHVSNVSIPNLKSGKHPYFGIEVSYELPIQVPFLNRSIVLQAKSQERLWIGDTGEGGSEGDAGAEDGAAGGIELLEKPNPAVASKQARVRAKLAPGTSAQMSVYYKSGKSTAKYLGWKTADEQGFIEWEWNVGFNTTPGSWPFVIETADGDRIEVMFTVVERP, encoded by the coding sequence ATGATGAAATGGACAGTAAGGAAGACGCCGCCGGAAATGAAACAGCGGAACGCTGCATGTGAAGCCGGCAGCATGGTGCTGGAGGCCGCAATGGTGCTTCCGCTGTTTATGTTTTTTGTCATTTTTCTAATTTATATCATTCAAATGACCATTATTTCGACCGCTCTGCAGACGATGGTATCGGACAGTGTGAAGACTGTGGCAGCGCATATATACCCGGTCTCGAACGCAGTACAGTCATCAGGCGGGGCGAAGAGAGAGGGAGAGATGGAGTCAGGGGGCTCCTCTCTCGAAAATGCCTCCAGCTCGCACTGGGAGGTTCCCAAGCTCTCCCTTCAAGACTGGGCAGCAAGGTACAGCGCTACTTTACCTGAGCCTGTGAAGGGCTGGATGAATACTGCCGCGGCAGCAGGAGACGAGCCTTTACAGCAGCTGAAGAATCAGGCCGCCGAGGCCGTACTAGATCCGGTCATCAAGCCGATGCTCCGGCCTTTTATTCCGGGAGGACTGCTGGAATATGAGCGTATTCATGTATCCAATGTCTCCATTCCCAATTTGAAGAGCGGCAAGCATCCATATTTCGGGATTGAGGTCAGCTATGAGCTTCCAATCCAGGTTCCGTTCTTGAACCGAAGCATTGTGCTTCAGGCCAAATCCCAGGAACGGCTCTGGATCGGAGATACCGGAGAGGGGGGCTCAGAAGGTGATGCTGGGGCTGAAGATGGAGCAGCGGGTGGAATTGAACTGCTGGAAAAGCCGAACCCTGCTGTGGCCAGCAAGCAAGCGCGGGTTAGAGCCAAGCTGGCTCCGGGTACTTCCGCACAAATGTCGGTGTATTACAAATCCGGAAAAAGTACAGCCAAGTACTTGGGCTGGAAAACCGCAGATGAGCAGGGCTTCATTGAATGGGAGTGGAACGTCGGCTTTAATACAACGCCAGGGTCCTGGCCCTTTGTCATTGAAACTGCAGACGGTGACAGGATCGAGGTCATGTTTACTGTGGTTGAAAGGCCCTAG
- a CDS encoding pilus assembly protein codes for MWDNSYKEAVSGSVEPGLYDSLYWRLKDDHLLSGLFQLGQAERQVSLQLPGGAASEADLPEVKLSKASLAVPAGMEGELRYENKLLLRRVYTQLSWPSVIQPLDHLLSGGMELKALSQSVIVDPVEFIRTVELMRYYGSRFAQSGGGRMDPKAAAQVLGRFGGELQ; via the coding sequence ATGTGGGACAACAGTTATAAGGAAGCAGTCAGCGGCTCGGTTGAACCTGGCCTGTATGACAGCCTGTATTGGCGATTGAAGGATGACCATCTGCTGTCAGGCTTGTTTCAGTTAGGGCAAGCTGAGAGGCAGGTGTCCCTTCAGCTGCCTGGAGGAGCGGCTTCAGAAGCTGATTTACCCGAAGTAAAGCTGTCCAAGGCATCATTGGCGGTACCGGCTGGCATGGAGGGAGAGCTGCGTTATGAGAACAAGCTGCTGCTGCGGCGGGTGTATACTCAGCTGTCCTGGCCATCTGTCATCCAGCCGCTGGATCATTTACTGTCCGGGGGGATGGAGCTTAAAGCTTTGTCTCAGTCGGTGATCGTGGATCCGGTGGAGTTTATACGGACTGTGGAGCTGATGCGCTATTATGGCTCCCGATTTGCACAATCCGGGGGAGGCCGTATGGATCCGAAAGCCGCTGCACAGGTGCTGGGACGATTTGGGGGAGAGCTCCAGTGA
- a CDS encoding Flp1 family type IVb pilin: MKLSTIMNPVRRFWKDEEGLGTLEVILIIVVILVIALIFKEQITILVNNLFDNVNEKTEEFLK, encoded by the coding sequence ATGAAATTATCTACAATTATGAATCCGGTAAGACGCTTTTGGAAGGATGAGGAGGGGCTGGGAACGCTGGAGGTGATTTTGATTATTGTGGTGATTCTGGTCATTGCTCTGATATTTAAAGAACAGATCACGATCTTGGTAAACAATCTTTTTGACAATGTAAATGAGAAAACTGAAGAGTTTCTTAAGTAG
- a CDS encoding type II secretion system F family protein has product MLTFGAAVLLILLAGAWLGLYYRHHARYRLWSRIPVSGLKLQKWLAPGLHLLERTSLLQRAPTLYYRTERSVQKLHGLRLSREKTLLVLAEAMSYGWAALIAGSSIALLTGEGIGMIAGVLLGGLLPISMLRDLERRVIMREQDIVMELPELLNKLVLLVGAGETVQKALLHCCHRADNDTHPLYMELRMMVSEWEGGHSFQEAFEQFSRRCAVQEISVFTTTVLLHFKRGGSDFVLALRDLSRVLWEKRKAIARTRGEQASSKLVFPMVVIFMVVLVLIGAPALMMINI; this is encoded by the coding sequence ATGCTGACATTTGGTGCGGCGGTACTGCTGATATTGCTGGCAGGAGCCTGGCTGGGGCTTTATTACCGTCACCATGCGCGGTACCGGCTCTGGAGCCGGATTCCGGTGAGTGGACTGAAGCTGCAGAAATGGCTTGCACCGGGATTGCACCTGCTGGAACGCACTTCTCTTTTGCAGCGTGCACCTACGCTGTATTATCGGACTGAACGTTCCGTACAGAAGCTGCACGGCCTGCGTTTAAGCAGAGAGAAGACATTGCTGGTTCTCGCAGAGGCTATGTCATATGGATGGGCTGCGCTGATCGCAGGCAGCTCCATAGCTCTACTAACCGGAGAGGGTATAGGGATGATCGCGGGCGTGCTGCTCGGAGGTCTGCTGCCGATATCCATGCTGCGTGATCTGGAGCGCAGGGTGATCATGCGGGAGCAGGATATTGTAATGGAGCTTCCAGAGCTGCTCAACAAGCTGGTCCTGCTCGTCGGGGCAGGTGAAACCGTGCAAAAGGCTTTGCTGCACTGCTGTCATCGTGCAGACAACGATACGCATCCGCTCTATATGGAGCTGAGGATGATGGTTTCCGAGTGGGAAGGCGGTCATTCCTTTCAGGAGGCATTTGAGCAATTCAGCAGGCGCTGCGCGGTGCAGGAGATTTCCGTGTTTACGACCACAGTGCTTCTTCATTTCAAAAGGGGTGGAAGCGACTTTGTATTAGCCCTGCGGGATCTATCGCGAGTGCTGTGGGAGAAAAGAAAGGCTATTGCCCGCACAAGAGGGGAGCAGGCCTCCTCCAAGCTGGTGTTTCCGATGGTTGTTATTTTCATGGTAGTTCTGGTCTTGATCGGAGCTCCGGCATTAATGATGATAAATATCTAG
- a CDS encoding type II secretion system F family protein — translation MQRQIQLRDYKQYTLSSKQRISFAIIGCVLCFIAGHLFYQNLLLSLLVAPAGLLLPRFWRQHLLQRQRSALNLHFKQALYSLSSSLSAGRSVENGFKDATEDLRLLYPGQENDMMFELRVITARLEIGEPVEAALQDFAVRAGLDDISSFADVFVTCKRTGGDLVEVIRRTSSVIGEKLDIQQEIAVMVAQKKFESKAMMAAPFLLLLFMNFTAGDYMQPMHNSGAGIVISTLALSALAGCCWWISRMMDIRV, via the coding sequence ATGCAAAGACAGATACAGCTCAGGGATTACAAGCAGTACACGCTCTCATCAAAGCAGCGGATCAGCTTCGCCATCATCGGCTGTGTTCTTTGCTTCATAGCGGGCCATTTGTTCTATCAGAACCTGCTGCTGTCGCTGCTGGTGGCCCCGGCAGGCTTGCTGCTGCCGCGGTTTTGGCGGCAGCATCTGCTTCAGCGACAAAGATCGGCGCTGAATCTTCATTTCAAGCAGGCGTTGTATTCCCTCTCGTCCTCTCTGTCTGCGGGACGTTCTGTCGAGAATGGCTTTAAGGATGCGACTGAGGATTTGAGGCTGCTTTATCCAGGACAGGAGAATGACATGATGTTTGAGCTTCGGGTCATCACAGCCAGGCTTGAGATCGGCGAACCTGTGGAGGCAGCGTTACAGGATTTTGCGGTCCGGGCAGGACTTGATGATATATCCAGCTTCGCCGATGTTTTTGTCACCTGCAAAAGAACAGGCGGAGATTTGGTAGAGGTGATCCGCCGGACCTCCTCCGTCATTGGAGAGAAGCTGGATATCCAGCAGGAAATTGCCGTGATGGTGGCACAGAAGAAATTTGAATCCAAAGCGATGATGGCTGCACCGTTCCTGCTCCTGTTATTTATGAATTTCACGGCAGGTGATTATATGCAGCCTATGCATAATAGCGGCGCTGGTATTGTGATTTCAACGCTGGCTCTGAGTGCGCTTGCCGGCTGCTGCTGGTGGATTTCAAGAATGATGGATATTCGCGTCTAG